In the genome of Ziziphus jujuba cultivar Dongzao chromosome 10, ASM3175591v1, the window CATCCATTTATCAACTATAAACATATTGCCATACGCAATCAGTATTGCACTTCTATTTATCAAAAAACCAGTATGGTATATGTGGTCAAAAAACAAGTATTCGAGTTTAGTTAATTATAACCAGATAGAAatgataattttgttaaaacagCATGAACCATTATTCACCTTCAACAATACTAGTCTGTCAACAAACATATTTGAGAAGCTACAAGTAGGCTATAATGTATAATATGTAAAAAGGTGGAGGCAGATACCTAAAATAACGCTTTCCAGAAATTGAATGCTACAATCACGAATTCCTCCTTAACATTGAATTATTGGAGTGAACATGCTTATACGATAGCAGATAATTGGGCTTAAAGACGTATCTAAGAAATACGATAATTACTTATCAATCTAACTAAGAAAAACAAGGTAATAATCACAAGGGAAGAATTCTTTTGCACAGAGCTAATACCCAGATCACGCAGCAGCAAACAAGACAAGTTATATAGGCGCTGCACAAGTTGTTCTAAAGTGGCCTGTCTGATTGCAGCGACTACAATGCACTACTCGTTTTACTCTGCCACGATCTTCTGCTCTAACCCGTTTCTTTCTTGGTCGTCCAGGCGGACGAAGAGATTTAGGTGGGTTAATCATAACCTCAACAGCTTTGTTATTAGAATTTGGATCGACATCAGGTAACTCCTTCCAGAGAGATTTATCTGGAATCGGATGAATTGTTTGTGAGTATGTCTTTCGATAGGTTGCAACTGTAAAGCAGCTCTCAGTAAATCGGTGAACATTCTGTCTGCAAGAGAGAAGTGCTGCCACAGCATGTGCACAGGGCAACCCATACAGCTGCCAACCACGACAAAGGCAACAGCGGTTCCTAATGTCCACAATGTTTGTTCCTTCATGAGATATAACTTCAAATTCTGCTTCATTAGCACGAAGAACCTGATAAGTGCGTGCACGTTCTAGTGCCTCTGCAACACGTTTCTCGGCAGAAGGTACAAGTATAGATGTCCACTGCATGCTGGTTTCCCGACGTTCATTAAACCATGTCATTAGCTGCCTTCTAATGCATTCCATCATCTGAATTATTGGAAGCCCAGAAGCCTCTAAAATCCAAGAATTTAATGCTTCGACTATATTAGCTGTCAAATGCCCAAACCGTGTCCCCTCAAAATAAGCAGTAGCCCACAAGCGAGGAGGAATTCTTCTAATCCAATAAGCAGCATCTTGTGATATCTCTTCAATCTCTAAAACTTTTGCTTCAAACTCAATTACAGTGAGAGCATGAGCAGCTTCCCATAAAAGGTTAACAAGCATTGTATTGTTGAACTCCTTACGAAAGCTATCACTCAAGTGACGCATGCAAAATCCATGAAAAGCAGTTGGAAAATTTGCTTCCACCCCATCAACAATACCCTTCTGTCTGTCTGACAAGATTGTAAGCCTAGGCATGTTTTCTGTATTAATCTCAAGCAGGTTATGAAGTTCAGACAGAAACCACATCCAGTTGTCATCATTCTCCTCATCAACGACACCAAATGCTAGAGGAAACAGAGCACCATCACCATCAAAACCAGTAGCAAGGAGCAAAGTACCCAGATATTTACTCTTCAAATATGTTCTATCAAGCCCAAGTAGGGGCCGGCAAGCATTTAGAAAACCATAGATGGATGCCTGAAATGAAATAAAGAGACGCTGGAAGCAGTTATCATTTGGGTTTCCATAAACAGATGCAATACTCCCAGGGTTTGTCCGTTTAACCTGTTCACAATATTGTGGAAGCAAGCGATACCCTTCTTCGAAGGACCCACGCATAGCAGCCATTATACGCTCCTTGCCTCGCCAGGCTTGCTTGTAGGATAAGGTGATCCCATGAACCCGATGAATCTCTTCCAGTATCTCCTTTGGCTTGTAATTAGGGTTCTCCTTAAGCCGTTGCTCCACAGAGTTTGCGACCCACTGAACCGAGGCTTGCGAATGGCCAAGATGAGCAATTCCTCCACATGTATGAGACTCATGGATGGTCCTGATCGTGAAAGTAGGAACACCTGGGAGTTTAGCAGCATGAATTCGCCATGGACATCCCTCAGAAGCACATTTGGCAGTGAAGCGAGTCTTATCAGATTTTATGGTCTGCATTTCAAAGTGTAAGGCAATAGCAGTATCCCTCAAGGCTCTACGACAGCTCTTGACATCAGGGAACTCTTGCCCCACAGTCAGCTGGTATGTAGGATTTGCGACAATGGTACGGGCTTGAATTACATGACTTGGAGAAAGTACAAGCTGGGAATCATGGACCGCCATATCCTCACCAGATTCAATCCCCATTTCTTGATTCTCATCTACTGCTAGTTCAATATTATCATCCAGTTCTGGGTTTTCTGAAACAGCCAACTCATTATTATCTGATAAAGCCAACTCATTATTCTGAGCAGTAAGACCCAACTCATGGTCATCATG includes:
- the LOC107412220 gene encoding uncharacterized protein LOC107412220, which produces MANHDLILGQSHNLALGQNQQLVLGHNHNLGLGQNHDLELGQTHEHHLGLGQTHDHELGLGHAHDHELGLGQNHDQEGDDSHNYGHELAMDRKPDHDDHELGLTAQNNELALSDNNELAVSENPELDDNIELAVDENQEMGIESGEDMAVHDSQLVLSPSHVIQARTIVANPTYQLTVGQEFPDVKSCRRALRDTAIALHFEMQTIKSDKTRFTAKCASEGCPWRIHAAKLPGVPTFTIRTIHESHTCGGIAHLGHSQASVQWVANSVEQRLKENPNYKPKEILEEIHRVHGITLSYKQAWRGKERIMAAMRGSFEEGYRLLPQYCEQVKRTNPGSIASVYGNPNDNCFQRLFISFQASIYGFLNACRPLLGLDRTYLKSKYLGTLLLATGFDGDGALFPLAFGVVDEENDDNWMWFLSELHNLLEINTENMPRLTILSDRQKGIVDGVEANFPTAFHGFCMRHLSDSFRKEFNNTMLVNLLWEAAHALTVIEFEAKVLEIEEISQDAAYWIRRIPPRLWATAYFEGTRFGHLTANIVEALNSWILEASGLPIIQMMECIRRQLMTWFNERRETSMQWTSILVPSAEKRVAEALERARTYQVLRANEAEFEVISHEGTNIVDIRNRCCLCRGWQLYGLPCAHAVAALLSCRQNVHRFTESCFTVATYRKTYSQTIHPIPDKSLWKELPDVDPNSNNKAVEVMINPPKSLRPPGRPRKKRVRAEDRGRVKRVVHCSRCNQTGHFRTTCAAPI